Genomic segment of Prochlorococcus marinus CUG1417:
TAAGGGTATTATCTAACTTACTTTCATTATGATTTTGCAAATATAATTTTAAATCCTTAAATCTCAAAAATATTTTTTCTCGTAATTCAGAACAGGTATTTTTTGTAAAACTTAATAAGAGTATCTCATCTGGTTTAATTTTTTTTTCTAAAACACTTCTTAAAACTAGGTGAGCTAAAGTGAAACTTTTACCAGTTCCAGCACTTGCCTCTACTAATTTAAATTTATTATCTAATTGAATTTCATTAATATCCATATCTTTATTAAGTTAATATTTGACCTCATTTTTATAAAGAAAGTAATTCTTAAATTTATTATTTAAATATTGCTCTTCTAAAGCAATCTTAAATTTAATAATTAAAGCCAGACTTATTAATAAAAATAAATAATAAATAGATAACTTTGTTATAAAAAATCCAATGGAAATAAATATTAATGAATAGTACATAGGATGCCGCGTAAATCGATAAATACCTGTAGTTACGAGATTGCTATTGTGTATAGGTCTTGGGAAAGGGGATAAATTTCTTCCTAGATCTTTAATTGCAACTAATAATATTATGAAGGAGGTTATTATCATTAAAGACCCTAACAAATAAGAAAAAGGACTAACTTGAATTATTTGTTTTTGTGGAATAAATTCCCATCGAAAAAAATGGAGGATAATAATAAAAAACTGTAAAAAAACAAGTATTGTTTCATAAGCAGCTTTTAAAAAAAATTTAAACTGAAATTTATTCATTATTTATTTAGTGCTTCAATAAGAGGTCCATATAATCTGAATGATAATTTATCAAAATTATTATTTCTCAAAAAGAAATCTGGGTGTTTTTCATTTC
This window contains:
- a CDS encoding methyltransferase family protein encodes the protein MNKFQFKFFLKAAYETILVFLQFFIIILHFFRWEFIPQKQIIQVSPFSYLLGSLMIITSFIILLVAIKDLGRNLSPFPRPIHNSNLVTTGIYRFTRHPMYYSLIFISIGFFITKLSIYYLFLLISLALIIKFKIALEEQYLNNKFKNYFLYKNEVKY